ACCACATAGATACACAACCACAGATACATAACCACATAGATGCACAACCACAGATACATAACCACATAGATACACAACCACAGATACATAACCACATAGATACACAACCACATAGATACaaaacaacatacagtacatacacagccATAACAGCCCATATACCAGATACTCAGTCACATAGTCTAACTACACAACCACTCTTACAGATGCCATTATACCTAGCTATACAACCACCAAACTACAGTACACAACATGATCACACAAAGATATCCTTGTCAAGGAGAATAACAGTTACCCTTGTTTCTCTTCCCTAGTCTACAGCCCCCTGTCATGCCTACAGCCTCTCTATTTGGGCAGGTGATAGGTGATGCCTTCGCTCTGTCTGTGGTTGGCTACGGCATTGCCATCTCCCTCGGACGGATCTTTGCCCTAAAATATGGCTACAAAGTTGACAGCAACCAGGTAAAATCATTGTCAATGACTATGTGATTGGAAATCTCTCTGAGTGTGGTTGTTGTAATGTGTGGCATGCACTGCTTGTGAATGACTGGTTGTGCTATTCACTCCCCTATTTACTGAAGAAAGTGGTCTCTACCTGGTTTAGGAATTGATAGCCCTGGGTCTCAGCAACACCATTGGAGGGGTGTTTCAGTGCTTTGCAATCAGTTGCTCCATGTCCCGCACCATGGTACAGGAAAGCACTGGGGGCAAGACTCAGGTACCGACTCCTCTCATTATGACAGTAGTCATACATTATTCTGTTGCATTGATAAGTGGGTTCATTAAAAAACACTCGAAGCGTTAATTAAAACCACATCACACACCCACATGGATTCATTAAAACACATATAATTAGTTGTCTAGCTCATCATTTAAACAGACAGGGCTCAATATTCACAACATTACACAATTACAGGAGGGCCTGGTTGTTGTCTGTTTTAACCCTCACcgatccatctctctctccctcccaggtgGCGAGTGCTCTTTCAGCCATGGTGATTCTGGTCATCATGCTGTGGATTGGGGCTCTCTTTGAAGAGCTGCCAAAGGTACCATTCTATTGGCTGTTTGTTAATAGACTGAAGTGGTTTTTTGTGTGATTGTGATTggtggctgtctctctgtccaccagGCCGTGTTGGCAGCCATAATCTATGTGAATCTACAAGGCATGATGAAGCAGTTCATGGACATCCCAACTCTGTGGAAGAGCAATAAAGTGGAtatggtgagtgagtgagagagagatggaagggggagagagagagcagggggagatgaaggaggagatgaaggaggagagaggagaaagagggcggggggaggagggggagggggatatattggagagatgaaggaggagagtGGAGAAAGATGGCGgggggaggaggggtagagggggataTATTGGAGaaatgaaggaggagagaggagaaagagggtggggggaggaggataTATTGtagagatgaaggaggagagaggagaaagagggtggggggagaaggGGTAGAGGGATATATtggagagatgaaggaggagagaggagaaagagggtggggggaggaggataTATTGtagagatgaaggaggagagaggagaaagagggtggggggagaaggGGTAGAGGGATATATtggagagatgaaggaggagagaggagaaagagggtggggggaggaggataTATTGtagagatgaaggaggagagaggagaaagagggtggggggagaaggGGTAGAGGGATATATtggagagatgaaggaggagagcGGAGAAAGAGAATAGAGGGGCAAAAGGGGAGGATGAGTTAGATTTGATTTAATTGTTTTTTCCTCACAGAGGTAATATGATCCCATAGTAGAAACAGAAGTTTGGTGAGGGTGTGTGTTAACTTTCCTCTGTCTgccccactccctctcttcctagCTGGTGTGGGTGGCCACTCTGATCCTGACCGTGCTCTTCAACCCTGACATTGGCCTGGCAGCCTCCATTGCCTTCTCCATGCTCACCGTCATCTTCAGGACCCAGCTGTGAGTATACaactgctctcacacacacacacacacacactagagtgtacacgcctacacacacacacacacaaatctatcccagacagactccaCCTAACCACAAACATCCAACACTATTCATTTGGATCTACCCCACACATCATTAAACCACCCATTCACTCTTAAAAGTCATTTTAACAGATTTAAAAGGGACTGGATGTCATATCGCTACACTTGTGAAACTATCTTTGAAAAAACATACCAAATTGTGTTATAAATCGTGTGTTAAATCGCTACACCTGTCTATTTGTCCCTTTAAGGCCGAAGTACTCCCTCCTAGGGCAAGTCCCTGAGACCGACATCTACAGACCAGTGGAGAACTATAATCAGGTATGCATCCATGGCAACAGGATataaaaacatacagtatgtattcaGTTACTCTCTAATCATACTGCCACTCAACCAAGAGGGAGTCTTCAACGTGTAGGTATCAGGTCTATGTCTGTGGAGGTGTTTCACTTTGCTTTTCTACAGTATATCAGTTGTACGGTGTACCTCAACTAGGGGCTGGGGTGACGTTTCCCCTagttacagatctaggatcagcttcccctccccaatCATATCCTTAATACTGGAATCATTAGTTgcaacatccatttttggacttataaattaatgatatacacCCATTGATTCTAGAAGAATATCATTTATAAATGCCTTAACTGTCGTAACcgatcagaacccaaaatattagcttgttttactccaatgtttgtaaacaaagtaaatgtaaacactgtatagcctcaacatggttaaaactatacttTTGATATCCattgctctgtctatgaatttgagagtagaTACATTTCTTTCAATCATAGCCGCGGGAAATAGGGGTGCTGAGGGGAATGCAGCACCCACtgaaaaaacataaataaatacaaaggatttacaaaaatatatattttttcccaaaagtattgcactgggcctttacaagtcctgtattagcggaccCATACAGACATCTGTAGCACGGGCAAACATTTTTCCAGCACCCCTCCCACATTAGTCTTTATTATAATAAGAGCATTGATAAAAAATGACCATTGTCTTTCAGGTGAATGAGATCCCTGGTGTGGTGATCTTCCGCTCCTCTGCGACCCTCTACTTTGCCAACGCGGAGATGTACCAAGACGCCCTGGCAGAGAAGGTGAGGTCACAGGAATTACTATGCACTACACAAGCATACTTTGACAAATTGTCAAAACGCCTGACCTGTTATGCTTCCATTCTGCTGTGTGCGTATGGAGAGCGTGACATACAACCCCATTATGCTGTCATGTTCCAAGGCAGGAATAATACAAGATGATAGAATGTCTCACTCCCTTGCTATTGTGTCTCCAGAGTGGGATTGACATCACCAAGCTCATCTCCCAAAAGAAGAAAGCAGAGGCCAAGAGACTGAGGAAGGAAAAGAAAGAGGCCAGGAAAGCCAAGAAGGACGCAAAGAAGAATGCACAGGAATGGGTGAGGAGGCGGAGTGGCACTGAAGAGATCATTCCAGTCTGTTTGTATATCTCCAATGAAATCCACTAATATGGTCAATGTGTTCGGAGAGTATTGGATTTCTATGCAGGTAATGTGTTGGGTGAGTGTCTTATGGATGATCCATCCATGTCTTGTCCTGTCCAGGAAGGCGAGCCAGACAGTTCGGAGAATGAGGTGGAGAAGGGTGTGGCCACAGTGGAGGAAGGGAGTAAACCTGACTCCACCCTTCCTCGTGCCATCATCCTGGAACTGAGTCCAGTCAACTTCCTGGATACTGTGGGCGTCAAGACTCTACGCAATGTGAGTCGTCTGCATGCACTGATATCCATCTTACTCAACCTTTTAACCTGTTCTGCCAGCTtacctcgctctttctctccctctatctctctctatgttctctgATAAAATGCAAAAATGCAATGTTGCCAAAATGAGAGACACAATTCAAGCAAAATGAATGGAGCagtctctttcttgctctctctgacctgacctttgacctctctgGTGCTGCTTCAGATCCAAAGAGACTACGGTGATATCGGTGTAGAGGTAGTCCTGTGTGGATGTCAGAGTGAGTGTTACATTTTCCTCCAATGCTAAACATACAACACTGTAACATACATACCCTGAGTGCTGAAAATAGTGGATGTTCCTGCAGTGGGTGTTCCTGTagttgtttctgtgtttctgtgtttactTGCATTCTCTTATGTAATTGCTTATCATTACTGATTATACAGGCAAAATCACTAAAGTGGCCAATGTTTATGTAGTTAAGAATGTTGATTAACCATAATGTTTGATCACATCACTCACTACTctctccccatccattcctccctctctctctctctctctctctctctcgctctctctctttctgtagctGGTGTTATTGAGAACCTGGAGAGTGGAGGGTTCTTCAGTGAGAAAGTCAGCAAAGCATGTCTCTTCTCCTCAATCCACGATGCAGTACTTcactgtcagacagacagggccAAGATGAACAAAGATGACGAGGTGAAACATACTAACACACACGGGCACCACACGGGCACGACACGGGCACGAACACACAAGCATGtctacacaaatatacacacacacacaaacacactcacattaTTTTACTAAAATAATGTGAACCTGTTTATATTGTTTATGCACACAAATGGTTATTTTCAAACATTTGTTTTTGTGGGGTTTAGGTGTTGGTTGCTGGCAGCTCTGTTTTAGCATTTAGTTGCAAGTGTGACTCTTCTACAGCTCCACATGGAGAGTGTCTGTGGTACTTGGTCAGGGAACACACAGTACAGTCAGGGAATGTTTTACCAGTTATTAGGCAGGTTATACTGATAGATCCTGAAAAGCCTTCTCTGAAAGCGTCAAGCGGTGTTTGGAATGCAAAGCCTCTGACCTAAGCCTCTCTGAAGCATTGTGCAGAGACTATGTTATGAAACTGCCGAGGGTGGTGGCTGTGTTGAAACAGGAAGTGCCATTAACTTCACAAGATCTTCCTCTCAAACCAACAAACTCAGTCTGCTGACATTATGTGCAGGGTGGCCCCAAACATCTATGTGACTATACAAGAGTGGTCCACAATGTACGTGACCCTGAGTGGAGCTTTTGCCTTTAGTTTTAGATTGTAGTTGTTAACTATTTATAACCAAACCAGCCATGGTATAACACTCTGTCTTCTCCTcgtttctccccactctctctctctctctctctctctctcttgctctccctcgcctgtctttctctatccccctctctgctctctagGAAATGCAAGCGACTCATTTCTGAATACTGAGGGTAATGGAGGCATCTTACTGTATGGGACTTGGGTACTTATTAAAAAGTTCAGAATACTTGACATTCATATTATGTCCACATATTTTTTGACACAGAAAGAAAGAATGTATCAAAACGAGACACAGATACAAACACTTCAACGAGACACAAACCTTGACAACCCCAGATGAATGTCAGCCTTGTACTCCATACAATGTGCCAAGGATGTTGAAACAGAATAGTATTATTCTGTGACCTTCCTATAAGCAAATACATACACCTTTGGGGAAACTTTTATATTGAAAGATATTTACATTTTCTGTGCTAATTAAACTATTGTATATTTATTGTTTAAATtgttaacaaataaaaaaaacatctaaaaacatgtttctcTTCATACCTAACTTTATATTTGTTGTAGGAAGAATAGTGTTGGTTATCTGTTGTGATTGTCACCATACATGTTTGATTCTATATTGCAGAGATGCATTGTGTTCAGAGTCATGTCTATATCAATTCATTGTCAAACGTTCAATGTCAATCAAAATAATGACTTAATGTTCAATAGTATCTGCATGTGCTGTGTCATATAATCTTCATTTACTGATGTAGCTAAGCTTGTGCTCAGGATGCAGAGCATGATGTATaggtaaaatcaaatcaaatccaattttatttgtcacatacacatggttagcagatgttaat
This window of the Oncorhynchus clarkii lewisi isolate Uvic-CL-2024 chromosome 16, UVic_Ocla_1.0, whole genome shotgun sequence genome carries:
- the LOC139368720 gene encoding solute carrier family 26 member 6, with translation MEERRRVGYYVHREVLDEGKVDQLAEKSDVRVPFSEKIKESLRCSGPKLKSCMLSSVPVLSWLPRYSLRDNAIGDLISGISVGIMHLPQGMAYALLAAVPPVFGLYSSFYPILIYFIFGSSKHISVGTYAVMSVMIGGVTERLAPDTNFMMYDNATNQSMVDVLARDTERVKVAAAVTFLSGLFQMLLGLVQFGFVVTYLSEPLVRGYTTGAAIHVIVSQLKYTFGISPKRHSGPFALIFTVIEVCYLVPETNIGTLVVSLVSIIGLVMVKELNTYLGKKLPVPIPVELLGIIIATVVSWQVNLEGEYEVEVVGEIPSGLQPPVMPTASLFGQVIGDAFALSVVGYGIAISLGRIFALKYGYKVDSNQELIALGLSNTIGGVFQCFAISCSMSRTMVQESTGGKTQVASALSAMVILVIMLWIGALFEELPKAVLAAIIYVNLQGMMKQFMDIPTLWKSNKVDMLVWVATLILTVLFNPDIGLAASIAFSMLTVIFRTQLPKYSLLGQVPETDIYRPVENYNQVNEIPGVVIFRSSATLYFANAEMYQDALAEKSGIDITKLISQKKKAEAKRLRKEKKEARKAKKDAKKNAQEWVRRRSGTEEIIPEGEPDSSENEVEKGVATVEEGSKPDSTLPRAIILELSPVNFLDTVGVKTLRNIQRDYGDIGVEVVLCGCQTGVIENLESGGFFSEKVSKACLFSSIHDAVLHCQTDRAKMNKDDEEMQATHF